One stretch of Saccharomonospora xinjiangensis XJ-54 DNA includes these proteins:
- a CDS encoding response regulator has protein sequence MIRVLIADDQDMVRVGFRMILGAQEDIEVVADVNNGVDAVRMARELRPDVCLLDIRMPGLDGLEVTRRLAGPDVADPLKVVVVTTFDLDEYVHAALGGGASGFLLKDAGPALLIEAVRAAARGDALVSPQVTVRLLKHFGTSRPESRSTPPADLTPRELDVARAAARGLTNGEIGAELFLSLSTVKTHLASVQAKLGVRNRVGIAAWAWRNGLMEGQ, from the coding sequence GTGATCCGGGTACTCATCGCCGACGACCAGGACATGGTGCGCGTGGGATTCCGCATGATTCTCGGTGCGCAGGAGGACATCGAGGTCGTCGCCGACGTCAACAACGGGGTGGACGCTGTGCGGATGGCCCGCGAACTTCGTCCCGACGTGTGCCTGCTCGACATCCGCATGCCTGGGCTCGACGGCCTCGAAGTAACGCGCCGGCTGGCAGGACCGGACGTCGCCGACCCGCTCAAGGTCGTGGTCGTCACCACGTTCGACCTCGACGAGTACGTCCACGCCGCCCTGGGCGGAGGAGCGTCCGGCTTCCTGCTCAAAGATGCCGGTCCCGCACTGCTCATCGAAGCCGTGCGGGCAGCGGCGCGCGGCGACGCGCTCGTGTCGCCACAGGTCACCGTGCGGTTGTTGAAACACTTCGGAACGAGCAGGCCGGAGAGCCGCAGCACACCGCCCGCCGACCTGACGCCGCGAGAACTCGACGTCGCGAGGGCCGCCGCGCGCGGACTGACCAACGGGGAGATCGGCGCCGAACTGTTCCTCTCGCTGTCCACGGTGAAGACGCACCTCGCGTCCGTTCAGGCCAAACTCGGCGTGCGCAACAGGGTGGGAATCGCCGCGTGGGCTTGGCGGAACGGACTCATGGAAGGGCAGTAG
- a CDS encoding sensor histidine kinase: MPTRWLRWAPRRLLYRRGVPTRSARDLAATVSNRLGFSGIVLLAALACDLVIIASAALDSTGPRGEDLWLLPGIVALSACALWGRRMPLPAGLVGSAVLVLSSFLIMASDTFSYSAVLEGITFAETVAGVELVYFAVLRLSPLVATAVTTLLALATVTATVVRAEMWVYGGSLAATIFAGGVLLLLAVVAAAVQRGPGLGRRQDSAFAVVLKRQWPLVSVLAVILFLETFYAAAARGFGVFVLLCSFGTAVVAVLASRIPAWSAVYYSVLVVMAGAVRWITGAGYTYADLYGMPVSQIVSGMVVVVLVVRHETPKRAAWLIALQSSAVALVTIANRPFMNFPAVRTLFVAALLVLGISVAVGMFLRARDSERAQVVASAVSDAQTTERMALARELHDVVAHHVTGIVVQAQAARMLAEQNPVVVVDALEQIERAGTDAMTAMRRLVRSMRGDAPSGTSEFSEQATTDLAADLRRLVETGNHGVPTRLDLDVPEDLPAEVARSALRIVQESLTNIGKHAEGATRADVSVRAVGAELHIRVADNGDGGAGRRHRAERPSEDSGYGLVGMRERVDLLRGQLRAGPSPDGGWLVEVAIPLASPGQHTPSLGEAGRKDAE, from the coding sequence ATGCCGACCAGATGGCTGCGCTGGGCACCACGTCGGCTGCTCTACCGTCGAGGCGTGCCCACTCGATCAGCCCGCGACCTCGCAGCCACCGTGTCGAACCGGCTCGGATTCTCCGGGATCGTGCTGCTCGCGGCCCTGGCGTGCGACCTCGTCATCATCGCCTCGGCCGCCCTCGACTCGACGGGCCCTCGCGGTGAGGACCTGTGGCTGCTCCCCGGCATCGTGGCCCTTTCGGCGTGTGCGTTGTGGGGCCGCCGCATGCCGTTGCCCGCAGGGCTGGTCGGCTCCGCCGTGCTGGTGCTGTCCAGCTTCCTGATCATGGCGAGTGACACCTTCTCGTACTCGGCGGTCCTAGAAGGCATCACGTTCGCCGAGACGGTCGCGGGTGTGGAGCTGGTCTACTTCGCGGTACTGAGGCTTTCGCCGCTCGTGGCGACGGCCGTCACCACGCTGCTCGCGCTGGCGACAGTCACCGCCACGGTGGTGCGAGCCGAGATGTGGGTGTACGGCGGCTCGCTCGCCGCGACGATCTTCGCGGGCGGGGTGCTGCTCCTGCTGGCCGTTGTAGCAGCCGCCGTCCAGCGCGGGCCTGGACTCGGGCGGAGGCAGGACAGCGCTTTCGCGGTGGTGTTGAAACGACAGTGGCCGCTGGTCAGCGTGCTCGCGGTCATCCTCTTCCTCGAGACGTTCTACGCGGCGGCGGCCCGCGGGTTCGGCGTCTTCGTGCTGCTGTGCTCGTTCGGCACGGCCGTCGTCGCCGTCCTGGCGTCGCGCATCCCGGCGTGGTCCGCGGTGTACTACAGCGTTCTCGTCGTCATGGCCGGTGCGGTCAGATGGATCACCGGCGCCGGTTACACGTACGCCGACCTCTACGGCATGCCGGTCAGCCAGATCGTCAGCGGCATGGTCGTGGTCGTGTTGGTCGTCCGGCACGAAACGCCGAAGCGTGCGGCGTGGCTGATCGCGCTCCAGTCGTCGGCCGTCGCGCTCGTGACGATCGCGAACAGGCCGTTCATGAACTTCCCAGCCGTGCGGACGTTGTTCGTCGCGGCTCTACTGGTGCTCGGGATCTCGGTGGCTGTCGGGATGTTCCTCCGCGCCCGCGATTCCGAACGCGCCCAGGTGGTCGCGTCCGCCGTGAGCGATGCACAGACCACGGAGCGGATGGCGTTGGCGCGCGAATTGCACGACGTCGTGGCCCACCATGTGACGGGCATCGTGGTGCAGGCGCAGGCGGCGAGGATGCTCGCCGAGCAGAACCCCGTCGTGGTCGTGGACGCGCTCGAACAGATCGAGCGGGCTGGCACCGACGCGATGACCGCCATGCGCAGGCTGGTGCGGAGCATGCGGGGCGACGCCCCGTCCGGGACCAGCGAGTTCAGCGAGCAGGCCACCACCGACCTCGCCGCCGACCTGCGACGGCTCGTGGAAACAGGCAACCACGGCGTGCCAACTCGGCTCGATCTCGACGTGCCGGAAGACCTGCCTGCCGAGGTGGCGCGGTCTGCGCTGCGAATCGTGCAGGAGTCGCTCACCAACATCGGCAAACACGCCGAGGGCGCGACGAGGGCCGATGTGTCCGTGCGCGCCGTCGGCGCCGAACTGCACATCCGGGTCGCCGACAACGGCGACGGCGGTGCGGGCCGACGGCACCGGGCCGAACGACCGTCCGAGGACTCCGGATATGGTCTGGTCGGTATGCGAGAACGAGTCGATCTCCTGCGGGGGCAGCTCCGCGCGGGACCGTCGCCGGACGGCGGTTGGCTCGTCGAAGTCGCGATTCCCCTGGCCTCACCCGGTCAGCACACACCCTCGCTCGGCGAGGCAGGCAGGAAGGACGCCGAGTGA
- a CDS encoding ABC transporter ATP-binding protein codes for MRSHTQTQLPGSSAVHGTPPVLVGRGLIKTYDTQRALDGVNIEIGAGDAVAIVGPSGSGKSTLLHVLAGILPSDAGEVLLAGRRIDQLGEGPRSELRRTQFGFVFQSGMLVAELTAQENAALPLLLGGASRSSAMAAALEWLDKLGLAGKEKRLPGQLSGGEAQRVAIARALAHRPSVIFADEPTGALDTRTGAETMRALLDAAAETNAAVVVVTHDTDIAESMPRTVSMRDGRVQL; via the coding sequence ATGCGTTCGCACACACAGACCCAGCTTCCGGGGTCCTCGGCCGTGCACGGCACTCCACCCGTGCTTGTGGGAAGGGGACTGATCAAGACCTATGACACCCAGCGGGCGCTCGACGGGGTGAACATCGAGATCGGGGCGGGTGACGCCGTGGCGATCGTCGGGCCGTCGGGCTCAGGCAAGAGCACGCTGCTGCATGTTCTCGCGGGAATCCTTCCCTCGGACGCGGGTGAGGTGCTCCTCGCCGGTCGCCGCATCGATCAGCTCGGCGAAGGTCCGCGCAGCGAGTTGCGTCGCACGCAGTTCGGGTTCGTCTTCCAGTCGGGCATGCTCGTGGCCGAGCTGACCGCGCAGGAGAACGCCGCGTTGCCGCTGTTGCTCGGCGGGGCGTCCCGGTCGTCGGCCATGGCGGCGGCGCTGGAATGGCTCGACAAGCTCGGGCTCGCTGGCAAGGAGAAGCGGTTGCCGGGGCAGCTGTCCGGCGGCGAGGCGCAGCGGGTGGCGATCGCGAGGGCGCTCGCGCACCGGCCGAGTGTGATCTTCGCGGATGAGCCGACGGGAGCGCTCGACACCCGCACCGGCGCCGAAACCATGCGCGCACTGCTCGACGCGGCTGCCGAGACCAACGCGGCCGTTGTGGTGGTCACTCACGACACGGACATCGCGGAGTCGATGCCGAGGACCGTGTCCATGCGGGACGGCAGGGTGCAGCTGTGA
- a CDS encoding FtsX-like permease family protein, with product MTAFRIALRVLRVDRRTRTSAILTGVGVAVATALMLILVSLPGAAQARVDRAAWQELYIGGVGVTEDTPMLLAASEDFYEGHKITRVDVAATGDPSAIDLPAGIERFPAPGEVLMSPALRELSGEVPGSALGERYPGEVVGVLGPEALTHPGQLVVLVGHTEDELAQFAMPVGGFAPAGMVNDVTLDLLAGVGVVVLLVPSLVLVASAARLTASRRERRLAALRLAGATPGQVVGMAAAENAIAAVGGALLGLAVSPLARWAVSHVSWDGGTWQASDFVTSPALTASVVISIPLLVLAAAVFGLWRVVRTPLGAANAQRPKRPHWARLLSVPVAAAAFFAVVANPAVAGGPLVLFGAMGLLIGSSMLVGPWVTAAIGSVFSRMWRRPSVLLAGRRLRHDPKGAYRSSAGVVLAVFTGSMALTLLPSLETLAGSSSPFRDSVLYANAGTEAEAVAERTDAALARYGVGEAAEQVKMVELVVDGAPEPAMVVECDAAARLLRTDMAGACEKEPGVYATGPIRLGDDAGVAMSPGEQATPLPKGTPVHRIRGESDGVDMLLLIDPAALPANAPPSAAAVVAVSSTPETNEVVRTALGRAANGQHIHSVTARLANQQAQLDDLRRVTVIGLAIAALLSGCSAAITTAGSVMDRRRTFGALMAAGTPARVLSRALRTEAAMPALVATIGAGALGVAVGISLFGLISVTPPMVTPWVSAPVVLGVVAALIAASVCAPTLKRVSSEPLSDD from the coding sequence GTGACCGCGTTCCGCATCGCGTTACGAGTGTTGCGCGTCGATCGGCGCACGAGGACCTCGGCGATCTTGACCGGAGTTGGGGTCGCGGTCGCCACCGCGTTGATGCTGATCCTCGTCTCGCTTCCGGGAGCCGCACAGGCGCGCGTTGACCGGGCGGCCTGGCAGGAGCTGTACATCGGTGGCGTGGGGGTCACCGAAGACACGCCGATGCTGCTGGCCGCGAGCGAGGACTTCTACGAGGGCCACAAGATCACCCGGGTTGACGTCGCGGCGACCGGTGATCCTTCGGCCATCGACCTGCCTGCCGGAATCGAGCGGTTCCCCGCGCCGGGCGAGGTGCTGATGTCGCCCGCGCTGCGCGAACTCAGTGGTGAGGTGCCGGGCTCGGCACTCGGTGAGCGTTATCCGGGCGAAGTCGTCGGTGTGCTCGGCCCAGAGGCACTCACCCATCCCGGCCAGCTCGTCGTGTTGGTGGGGCACACGGAGGACGAGCTGGCGCAGTTCGCGATGCCGGTCGGCGGTTTCGCGCCAGCGGGAATGGTGAACGATGTGACGCTGGACCTGCTTGCGGGCGTGGGCGTGGTCGTGCTGCTCGTTCCGAGTCTCGTGCTGGTGGCATCGGCGGCCCGGCTCACGGCGTCGCGCCGCGAACGCAGGCTCGCCGCGTTGCGACTGGCCGGTGCGACCCCCGGCCAGGTGGTGGGGATGGCCGCAGCTGAGAACGCCATCGCCGCCGTCGGCGGTGCGCTGCTGGGGTTGGCCGTGAGCCCGCTCGCTCGCTGGGCCGTGTCCCATGTGTCGTGGGACGGCGGAACGTGGCAGGCGAGCGACTTCGTCACCTCGCCCGCGCTGACCGCCTCCGTGGTCATCTCCATTCCTCTGCTGGTGCTCGCGGCAGCGGTGTTCGGCTTGTGGCGCGTCGTCAGGACTCCGCTCGGCGCCGCGAACGCCCAGCGTCCCAAGCGGCCACATTGGGCGCGGCTGCTGTCGGTGCCCGTCGCCGCTGCCGCGTTCTTCGCCGTAGTCGCCAACCCCGCGGTGGCGGGAGGTCCGCTGGTTCTCTTCGGCGCGATGGGCCTGCTCATCGGGTCGTCGATGCTCGTCGGGCCGTGGGTGACGGCCGCGATCGGTTCGGTGTTCTCCCGCATGTGGCGCAGGCCGTCGGTGTTGCTCGCTGGTCGCAGGCTTCGGCACGACCCGAAGGGCGCCTACCGCTCGTCCGCAGGCGTGGTGCTGGCCGTCTTCACCGGCTCGATGGCGTTGACGCTGCTGCCGTCACTCGAAACTCTCGCGGGTTCGTCGTCGCCGTTTCGCGACTCGGTGCTGTACGCCAATGCGGGTACCGAGGCCGAGGCGGTTGCCGAACGCACCGACGCGGCGCTGGCCAGGTACGGCGTCGGGGAGGCCGCGGAGCAGGTGAAGATGGTGGAACTCGTCGTCGATGGCGCCCCTGAACCGGCCATGGTCGTTGAATGTGACGCCGCCGCACGGCTGCTGCGGACCGACATGGCAGGCGCCTGCGAGAAGGAACCCGGTGTCTATGCGACAGGCCCCATTCGGCTCGGGGACGACGCGGGTGTGGCGATGAGCCCAGGCGAGCAAGCCACTCCGCTCCCGAAGGGAACGCCGGTGCACCGGATCCGAGGAGAAAGCGACGGCGTTGACATGCTGTTGCTGATCGATCCCGCAGCCCTTCCAGCGAACGCCCCACCATCAGCCGCTGCCGTTGTCGCGGTGTCCTCGACCCCGGAGACCAACGAGGTCGTTCGGACCGCACTCGGCAGAGCCGCGAACGGTCAGCACATTCACAGCGTCACCGCAAGGCTCGCCAATCAACAGGCTCAGCTTGACGACCTGCGCAGGGTCACCGTGATCGGGCTTGCCATCGCGGCGTTGCTGAGCGGGTGCAGTGCGGCGATCACGACGGCGGGCTCTGTGATGGACCGCCGCCGCACCTTCGGCGCCCTCATGGCCGCAGGCACCCCGGCGCGGGTGCTCAGCAGGGCATTGCGCACGGAGGCGGCGATGCCCGCGCTGGTGGCCACGATCGGTGCCGGTGC